A single Actinomadura algeriensis DNA region contains:
- a CDS encoding Mrp/NBP35 family ATP-binding protein: MASELTTEQVTAALATVNDPEIRKPITELDMVKNVDIAPDGAVKVGVYLTVAGCPMKDTITKNVTEAVSKLDGVTSVHVDLDVMSEEQRKDLQTKLRGGEPAKEIPFAKPNSLTKVYAVASGKGGVGKSSVTVNLAAALAAQGRKVGVVDADIYGHSIPRMLGVQNAPTKVEDMIMPPSAHDVKVISVGMFTAGNQPVVWRGPMLHRALQQFLADVYWGDLDVLLMDLPPGTGDIAISVAQLLPSAEILVVTTPQQAAAEVAERAGAIAAQTHQQVVGVIENMSYLSCPHCGERQDIFGSGGGQTVADALTTTLGTRVPLLGQVEIDPRLREGGDEGVPLVLSDPDAGAAKELRTIADRLGGRSRGLAGMSLGISPKGR; this comes from the coding sequence ATGGCCTCCGAGTTGACGACCGAGCAGGTGACCGCGGCCCTCGCCACGGTGAACGATCCTGAGATCCGCAAGCCCATCACCGAGCTCGACATGGTCAAGAACGTCGACATCGCGCCGGACGGCGCGGTGAAGGTCGGCGTGTACCTGACCGTGGCCGGCTGTCCGATGAAGGACACCATCACCAAGAACGTCACGGAGGCCGTCTCCAAGCTCGACGGGGTCACCTCCGTGCACGTCGACCTGGACGTGATGAGCGAGGAGCAGCGCAAGGACCTGCAGACCAAGCTGCGCGGCGGCGAGCCCGCCAAGGAGATCCCGTTCGCGAAGCCGAACTCGCTGACCAAGGTGTACGCGGTGGCGAGCGGCAAGGGCGGCGTCGGCAAGTCGTCGGTGACGGTGAACCTGGCGGCGGCGCTGGCGGCGCAGGGCCGCAAGGTCGGCGTCGTGGACGCCGACATCTACGGCCACTCGATCCCGCGGATGCTGGGCGTGCAGAACGCGCCCACCAAGGTCGAGGACATGATCATGCCGCCGTCCGCGCACGACGTGAAGGTGATCTCGGTGGGGATGTTCACCGCCGGGAACCAGCCGGTCGTGTGGCGCGGGCCGATGCTGCACCGGGCGCTGCAGCAGTTCCTCGCCGACGTCTACTGGGGCGACCTCGACGTCCTGCTGATGGACCTGCCCCCCGGCACCGGCGACATCGCGATCTCGGTGGCGCAGCTGCTGCCGTCCGCGGAGATCCTGGTGGTGACGACGCCGCAGCAGGCGGCCGCCGAGGTCGCCGAGCGGGCGGGCGCGATCGCCGCGCAGACGCACCAGCAGGTCGTCGGCGTGATCGAGAACATGTCGTACCTGTCATGCCCGCACTGCGGTGAGCGGCAGGACATCTTCGGTTCGGGCGGCGGCCAGACCGTCGCGGACGCGCTGACCACGACGCTCGGCACCCGCGTGCCGCTGCTCGGCCAGGTGGAGATCGACCCGCGGCTGCGCGAGGGCGGCGACGAGGGCGTCCCGCTGGTGCTGTCCGACCCGGACGCCGGCGCCGCGAAGGAGCTGCGCACCATCGCCGACAGGCTCGGCGGCCGCAGCCGGGGCCTGGCGGGCATGTCGCTGGGCATCTCCCCCAAGGGCCGCTGA
- a CDS encoding RNA polymerase sigma-70 factor: protein MAGTAEMTDETFEEHRGLLFAVAYRMLGTAADSEDAVQDAWLRWSSADRSDVRDPRGYLVRITTNIALDRLRSARAQRETYVGPWLPEPMLTSPDVADDTELAESVSMALLVVLETLSPLERAVFVLKEAFGYPYAEIAAALDRSEASVRQLGTRARRHVAARRPRFAAEAAERRAATDRFLDAVVGGDVNRLMEVLAPDVTLWTDGGGKVRAAVRPILGAEKVARFIGAVAAAPYAGVDPADMRMRRTDVNGAPGLVIEGPDRTISAVTVEFDEEGRVHAIHMVANPDKLGAVAEGRELAVERP from the coding sequence ATGGCCGGAACGGCCGAGATGACGGACGAGACGTTCGAGGAGCACCGCGGCCTGCTGTTCGCGGTCGCCTACCGGATGCTGGGCACCGCCGCGGACTCCGAGGACGCCGTCCAGGACGCCTGGCTGCGCTGGTCGTCGGCCGACCGCTCGGACGTCCGCGACCCGCGCGGCTACCTCGTGCGGATCACCACCAACATCGCGCTCGACCGGCTGCGCAGCGCGCGGGCGCAGCGCGAGACCTACGTGGGCCCGTGGCTCCCCGAACCCATGCTGACCTCCCCGGACGTCGCCGACGACACCGAGCTCGCGGAGTCGGTGTCGATGGCGCTGCTCGTCGTCCTGGAGACGCTCAGCCCGCTCGAACGGGCCGTGTTCGTCCTCAAGGAGGCGTTCGGCTACCCGTACGCGGAGATCGCGGCGGCGCTGGACCGGTCGGAGGCGTCGGTGCGGCAGCTCGGCACCCGCGCCCGCAGGCACGTGGCGGCGCGGCGGCCCCGGTTCGCGGCGGAGGCGGCCGAGCGGCGCGCCGCCACCGACCGGTTCCTCGACGCGGTCGTGGGCGGCGACGTGAACCGGCTGATGGAGGTCCTCGCCCCGGACGTCACCCTGTGGACGGACGGCGGCGGCAAGGTCCGCGCGGCGGTGCGGCCGATCCTCGGCGCGGAGAAGGTCGCCCGGTTCATCGGCGCCGTCGCCGCGGCCCCCTACGCGGGCGTGGACCCCGCCGACATGCGGATGCGGCGCACGGACGTCAACGGCGCGCCGGGCCTGGTCATCGAGGGCCCCGACCGCACGATCAGCGCGGTGACCGTGGAGTTCGACGAGGAGGGCCGGGTGCACGCCATCCACATGGTGGCGAACCCGGACAAGCTCGGCGCCGTGGCCGAGGGCCGGGAACTGGCCGTCGAGCGGCCCTAA
- a CDS encoding anti-sigma factor family protein — translation MSCLGERLTALVDGELGHDERDRAHAHLAVCARCRAEAATLRSLKGRLAGLGNVPEPGADDLPTDDFLTRLRALGGPAEPSGRDDSEAHADTVPADDFLTRLRALGGPAEPSGPAEPPPGLADAPGGPPATPGRRARLRRSSTRPSRPGRAAAFAGPRDTRPAGHAAGLARPRRRYLVMGAATLVLGLGTASYAAGGRQQGPMITPEFDRYAIEHAMTSGDAPVTTSDAHPLSRTGGAPPTPGTSASPGTSAVPGTGTSASSGTEPVASPGTGAGTPAPPVASPVHAGP, via the coding sequence GTGAGTTGTCTGGGGGAACGTCTGACCGCTCTGGTCGACGGTGAGCTGGGCCACGACGAGCGCGACCGGGCGCACGCCCATCTCGCGGTGTGCGCCCGGTGCCGGGCGGAGGCCGCCACCCTGCGCAGCCTCAAGGGACGCCTGGCCGGGCTCGGGAACGTCCCCGAGCCCGGCGCCGACGATCTCCCCACCGACGACTTCCTCACCCGGCTCCGCGCCCTCGGCGGCCCCGCCGAGCCCTCCGGACGCGACGACTCCGAGGCCCACGCCGACACCGTCCCGGCCGACGACTTCCTCACCCGGCTCCGCGCCCTCGGCGGCCCCGCCGAGCCCTCCGGGCCCGCCGAGCCCCCGCCCGGCCTGGCCGACGCGCCCGGCGGCCCTCCCGCGACGCCCGGACGCCGCGCCCGACTCCGACGATCATCGACCCGTCCGTCCCGTCCCGGCCGCGCGGCCGCCTTCGCGGGCCCGCGCGACACGCGTCCCGCCGGGCACGCCGCCGGCCTCGCCCGCCCCCGCCGCCGCTACCTGGTGATGGGTGCGGCCACGCTCGTCCTCGGTCTCGGCACCGCCTCGTACGCGGCCGGCGGCCGGCAGCAGGGCCCCATGATCACGCCCGAGTTCGACCGGTACGCGATCGAACACGCGATGACGTCCGGGGACGCCCCCGTTACGACCTCCGACGCCCACCCGCTCAGCCGGACCGGCGGCGCCCCGCCGACCCCGGGCACGTCCGCGTCACCGGGCACGTCCGCGGTCCCGGGCACGGGCACGTCCGCGTCGTCGGGTACGGAGCCGGTCGCGTCACCGGGCACGGGCGCGGGCACGCCCGCGCCGCCGGTCGCGTCGCCGGTTCACGCGGGGCCGTGA
- a CDS encoding sigma-E factor regulatory protein RseB domain-containing protein, with protein MTSASSAARRRRRAVVTGGIVGALALVVALTGDPVSARRVRSDPGAVGLLRAAADAARRVPYEGARVLTTRSRDRSATSRTTVVHRPGEGIRYTSPSGTSGYRPESAAGETTGFTPATLELLNRNYTVVQVADATRCGRAAHVVEARRADGTLAGRFWLDVETGLMLHRELVDASGHATVSTGFTSISFAAPSGPGEATPPPSDRPTTGTDDDPSGTLPGGDGDAARPLSRRGSSVGGVPEPSADDGATVPGDTAAAGGEPLDEEDLADLRAAGWPVPALLSGGLTLHDARRRDGTLHLGYSDGLEAVSVFVQRGALDEGRMRGWEKSTVEGDVVFHRAALRQWAVSAGDGFVYTVLTDGPSGTAESVARELPGGSASAWARFGRGARRLASAVNPFD; from the coding sequence GTGACCAGCGCGTCCAGCGCGGCGCGCAGGCGGCGCCGCGCCGTTGTCACGGGCGGGATCGTGGGGGCGCTCGCGCTGGTCGTCGCGCTCACCGGCGACCCGGTGTCGGCCCGCCGCGTCCGCAGCGACCCGGGCGCCGTGGGCCTGCTGCGCGCCGCCGCCGACGCCGCCCGCCGCGTCCCCTACGAGGGCGCCCGGGTGCTGACGACCCGTTCCCGCGACCGTTCGGCGACGTCCCGCACGACGGTCGTGCACCGGCCCGGCGAGGGCATCCGCTACACATCACCGTCCGGTACGTCCGGGTACCGTCCGGAATCGGCGGCCGGGGAGACCACCGGCTTCACCCCCGCGACCCTCGAACTCCTCAACCGCAACTACACGGTCGTGCAGGTCGCGGACGCCACCAGGTGCGGCCGCGCCGCCCACGTCGTGGAGGCCCGCCGCGCCGACGGCACCCTCGCCGGGCGCTTCTGGCTCGACGTCGAGACCGGCCTGATGCTGCACCGCGAACTCGTCGACGCGTCCGGTCACGCCACCGTCTCGACCGGCTTCACCTCGATCTCCTTCGCCGCCCCGTCCGGACCCGGCGAGGCGACGCCTCCGCCGTCCGACCGGCCCACCACGGGCACGGACGACGATCCGTCCGGAACGCTTCCGGGCGGGGACGGGGACGCGGCGCGGCCGTTGAGCCGGCGGGGGAGCAGTGTCGGGGGCGTCCCCGAGCCCTCCGCGGACGACGGCGCCACGGTGCCGGGCGACACGGCGGCCGCGGGCGGTGAGCCGCTCGACGAGGAGGACCTCGCCGACCTGCGCGCCGCCGGGTGGCCGGTGCCCGCCCTGCTTTCCGGCGGCCTCACCCTGCACGACGCCCGGCGCCGGGACGGCACCCTCCACCTCGGCTACTCCGACGGGCTCGAGGCCGTGTCGGTGTTCGTGCAGCGCGGCGCCCTCGACGAGGGCCGCATGCGCGGCTGGGAGAAGAGCACCGTCGAGGGGGACGTCGTCTTCCACCGCGCGGCGTTGCGCCAGTGGGCCGTCTCCGCGGGCGACGGGTTCGTTTACACGGTGCTCACCGACGGGCCGTCCGGCACCGCCGAGAGCGTCGCCCGCGAACTGCCCGGCGGCTCGGCTTCCGCGTGGGCGCGGTTCGGGCGCGGCGCGCGCCGTCTCGCGTCCGCCGTCAATCCCTTCGACTGA
- a CDS encoding magnesium transporter MgtE N-terminal domain-containing protein encodes MSASPTRVFIARLAGIAVFDPVGDQVGRVRDVVVALRLAPRPPRVLGLVVEVQPRRPVFLPITRVTVIESDAIIFDGRLNIRRFQQRESETLVIAEMLDRTVRFCDTGEPVSVVDVAMEPTRTRDWLLSKVAVRRRTKRGLRRRGESLVVDWDAVEGFSAVEHGQGAAGLIAAFERMKAADLAGVIHDMPEKRRAEVADALGDERLADVLEELPQDDQVEILETLQVERAADVLEAMDPDDAADLLGELPDEQRERLLTLMEPQEAAPVRRLLSYEDYSAGGLMTTDPVIVAPDATVAEALAQIRNPDLNPALAAQVYVCRPPTATPTGRYLGTVHFQRLLREPPRTLVSAVVDAELDPLRPGMTLEEVAMLLAAYNLVAGAVVDENGHLLGSVTIDDVLDHLLPEDWRESVMDAGAADPPSDPEEEALRGRT; translated from the coding sequence ATGAGCGCATCTCCGACACGGGTGTTCATCGCCCGGCTCGCCGGAATCGCGGTGTTCGATCCGGTGGGCGATCAGGTCGGCCGGGTCCGCGACGTCGTGGTGGCGTTGCGGCTGGCGCCCCGCCCGCCGCGGGTGCTGGGGCTCGTCGTGGAGGTGCAGCCGCGGCGCCCCGTCTTCCTGCCGATCACCCGGGTCACGGTGATCGAGTCGGACGCGATCATCTTCGACGGGCGGCTGAACATCCGGCGGTTCCAGCAGCGGGAGTCGGAGACGCTGGTCATCGCGGAGATGCTGGACCGCACCGTCCGGTTCTGCGACACCGGCGAACCCGTCTCGGTCGTGGACGTCGCGATGGAACCGACCCGCACGCGCGACTGGCTGCTGTCGAAGGTAGCGGTGCGGCGGCGGACGAAGCGGGGGCTGCGGCGGCGCGGCGAGAGCCTCGTCGTCGACTGGGACGCGGTCGAGGGCTTCTCCGCCGTCGAGCACGGGCAGGGCGCGGCCGGGCTGATCGCGGCGTTCGAGCGGATGAAGGCCGCCGACCTCGCCGGCGTCATCCACGACATGCCGGAGAAGCGCCGCGCGGAGGTCGCCGACGCCCTCGGCGACGAACGGCTCGCCGACGTCCTGGAGGAACTGCCGCAGGACGACCAGGTCGAGATCCTCGAGACGCTGCAGGTCGAACGGGCCGCCGACGTCCTGGAGGCCATGGACCCCGACGACGCCGCCGACCTGCTCGGCGAACTGCCGGACGAGCAGCGCGAGCGGCTCCTCACGCTGATGGAGCCGCAGGAGGCGGCGCCCGTCCGGCGGCTGCTGTCCTACGAGGACTACTCGGCGGGCGGCCTGATGACCACCGACCCGGTGATCGTCGCGCCGGACGCGACCGTCGCGGAGGCGCTCGCGCAGATCCGCAACCCCGACCTGAACCCGGCGCTGGCCGCGCAGGTGTACGTGTGCCGGCCGCCCACCGCGACCCCGACCGGCCGCTACCTCGGCACCGTCCACTTCCAGCGGCTCCTCCGCGAACCCCCGCGCACCCTGGTCAGCGCGGTCGTCGACGCCGAACTCGACCCGCTGCGTCCGGGGATGACGCTCGAGGAGGTCGCGATGCTGCTGGCCGCCTACAACCTGGTCGCGGGCGCCGTCGTGGACGAGAACGGGCACCTGCTGGGCTCGGTGACCATCGACGACGTGCTCGACCATCTGCTGCCCGAGGACTGGCGGGAGTCCGTGATGGACGCGGGCGCGGCCGACCCGCCCTCGGATCCCGAGGAAGAGGCCCTCCGGGGGAGGACATGA
- a CDS encoding HpcH/HpaI aldolase/citrate lyase family protein, with protein sequence MRSRRTTLAVPGSNPRFIEKAQGLPADEIFLDLEDAVAPSAKEDARKSVVAALNEGDWTGKIRVVRVNDLDTPFAYRDVIEVVEGAGANLDAIMLPKVQDPSHVQWLDRLLTQIEGAMGYEPGRIGIEAQIEDARGMTRIDDIAASSPRLETLVFGPGDFMASINMKTLVVGEQPPGYTEGDAYHYILMRILLAARAHDLQAMDGPYFNVRDADGFDRAARRSAALGFDGKWVLHPSQIDAGNTIFSPTQDDYDHAELILDAYDHAINVEGRGAAMLGDEMIDEASRKMALVIAAKGRAAGLARTRTFDPSGN encoded by the coding sequence ATGCGCTCACGACGTACCACCCTCGCGGTCCCCGGCAGCAATCCCCGGTTCATCGAGAAGGCGCAGGGGCTCCCCGCCGACGAGATCTTCCTCGACCTGGAGGACGCCGTCGCCCCGTCCGCGAAGGAGGACGCGCGCAAGTCCGTCGTCGCCGCGCTCAACGAGGGCGACTGGACGGGCAAGATCCGCGTCGTCCGGGTCAACGACCTCGACACCCCGTTCGCCTACCGGGACGTCATCGAGGTCGTCGAGGGCGCGGGCGCGAACCTCGACGCGATCATGCTCCCGAAGGTGCAGGACCCCTCGCACGTCCAGTGGCTCGACCGGCTCCTCACCCAGATCGAGGGAGCGATGGGGTACGAACCCGGGCGCATCGGCATCGAGGCCCAGATCGAGGACGCGCGCGGCATGACGCGCATCGACGACATCGCCGCGTCGTCGCCGCGGCTGGAGACCCTCGTGTTCGGCCCCGGCGACTTCATGGCGTCGATCAACATGAAGACGCTGGTCGTGGGGGAGCAGCCGCCCGGCTACACCGAGGGCGACGCCTACCACTACATCCTGATGCGCATCCTGCTGGCCGCCCGCGCCCACGACCTGCAGGCCATGGACGGCCCGTACTTCAACGTCCGCGACGCCGACGGCTTCGACCGCGCCGCCCGCCGCTCGGCCGCCCTCGGCTTCGACGGCAAGTGGGTGCTGCACCCGTCCCAGATCGACGCCGGGAACACGATCTTCTCCCCGACGCAGGACGACTACGACCACGCCGAACTCATCCTCGACGCCTACGACCACGCGATCAACGTCGAGGGGCGCGGCGCCGCGATGCTCGGCGACGAGATGATCGACGAGGCGTCCCGGAAGATGGCGCTCGTCATCGCCGCCAAGGGACGCGCCGCCGGGCTGGCCCGCACGCGTACGTTCGATCCCTCCGGGAACTGA
- a CDS encoding S1C family serine protease gives MTEDNRGPFRASTEDDDVVSAAEPERQEAAAPPETVTDQEIPVDRGDDAAEAPEDEPGFEPDPSGAAGGDRLVAGGAPAGFAPPDGPFGEPRDTAEDIPARDHAQPGPAADPAAHNMGPQEVPLQEGSVRDVPAPPSLEKHPPPAPEGPDGRPRPGFVPYDQPPPAPGAPYGAGWTQQHGHPGPPPGGPPHPGGPPPAPMGPPPGGGPPPGAGFGMPAPNWAPVPAPPPSARTGPGLGLLAVIALIVALVAGAVGAGVGVIATDGDEGSVSLGGGSGAAGEAAPNRPPDSVAGVAGRVLPSVVMIRVQSPQGEVGGTGFIVENGYIITNNHVVSGGGTGGRIEVVFNDKKTLPATIKGTDPGTDIAVIKPEGNHELKPLQFGDSSKLAVGDPVIAIGSPLGLQGSVTTGIVSSLNRAVPVGGEGGGDSSYLNAIQTDAAINPGNSGGPLVDMKGRVIGINTAIATLGGQAMGGEQGGNIGLGFAIPINQASRIAEEIIANGKVRQALLGVLPDPRYQQGGARILPEEVQGQKPVTPNGPADKAGLKPGDVITKIDDRPIQDATDLIAQIRSRAPGDQVKVTYERGGKESTVMVTLGAAS, from the coding sequence ATGACGGAAGACAACCGCGGGCCTTTCAGGGCTTCCACGGAAGACGATGACGTCGTCTCCGCGGCGGAGCCCGAACGGCAGGAGGCGGCGGCTCCTCCCGAGACGGTGACCGATCAGGAGATCCCCGTGGACCGGGGGGACGACGCGGCCGAAGCGCCCGAGGACGAGCCCGGGTTCGAGCCCGATCCGTCCGGTGCCGCCGGCGGCGACCGCCTGGTCGCGGGGGGCGCGCCGGCCGGGTTCGCGCCGCCGGACGGCCCGTTCGGCGAGCCCCGGGACACCGCCGAGGACATCCCGGCGCGCGACCACGCGCAGCCAGGCCCGGCGGCGGACCCCGCCGCGCACAACATGGGGCCGCAGGAGGTGCCGCTTCAGGAGGGTTCCGTGCGGGACGTGCCCGCACCGCCGTCGCTCGAGAAGCACCCGCCGCCCGCGCCGGAGGGGCCGGACGGGCGCCCGCGGCCCGGGTTCGTCCCATACGACCAGCCCCCGCCCGCGCCCGGAGCCCCGTACGGGGCCGGATGGACGCAGCAGCACGGGCACCCCGGTCCGCCGCCCGGCGGTCCGCCGCACCCGGGCGGCCCGCCGCCCGCGCCGATGGGGCCGCCGCCCGGCGGCGGCCCGCCGCCGGGGGCCGGGTTCGGGATGCCCGCGCCGAACTGGGCGCCGGTGCCCGCACCGCCGCCCTCGGCCCGCACCGGCCCGGGCCTCGGCCTGCTCGCCGTCATCGCGCTGATCGTGGCACTGGTGGCGGGCGCGGTCGGCGCCGGCGTCGGGGTGATCGCCACCGACGGGGACGAGGGTTCGGTGAGCCTCGGCGGCGGCAGCGGCGCGGCCGGGGAGGCCGCCCCGAACCGTCCGCCGGACTCGGTGGCGGGCGTCGCGGGCCGCGTTCTGCCCAGCGTCGTGATGATCCGCGTGCAGTCTCCGCAGGGCGAGGTCGGCGGCACCGGCTTCATCGTGGAGAACGGCTACATCATCACCAACAACCACGTCGTGTCGGGCGGCGGCACGGGCGGACGCATCGAGGTCGTGTTCAACGACAAGAAGACGCTCCCCGCGACGATCAAGGGCACCGATCCCGGCACCGACATCGCGGTGATCAAGCCGGAGGGCAACCACGAGCTGAAGCCGCTGCAGTTCGGCGACTCCAGCAAGCTCGCCGTCGGCGACCCGGTGATCGCGATCGGCTCGCCGCTCGGCCTGCAGGGCTCGGTCACCACCGGGATCGTCTCGTCCCTCAACCGGGCGGTGCCGGTCGGCGGCGAGGGCGGCGGCGACTCGTCCTACCTCAACGCCATCCAGACCGACGCGGCCATCAACCCGGGCAACTCGGGCGGGCCGCTGGTCGACATGAAGGGCCGCGTGATCGGCATCAACACCGCGATCGCGACCCTCGGCGGCCAGGCGATGGGCGGCGAGCAGGGCGGCAACATCGGCCTCGGCTTCGCGATCCCGATCAACCAGGCCAGCCGGATCGCCGAGGAGATCATCGCGAACGGCAAGGTCCGCCAGGCGCTGCTCGGCGTCCTGCCCGACCCGCGCTACCAGCAGGGCGGCGCACGGATCCTGCCGGAGGAGGTCCAGGGGCAGAAGCCCGTCACGCCGAACGGCCCGGCCGACAAGGCGGGCCTCAAGCCCGGCGACGTCATCACCAAGATCGACGATCGGCCGATCCAGGACGCCACGGACCTGATCGCGCAGATCCGCAGCAGGGCCCCCGGCGACCAGGTCAAGGTGACCTATGAGCGGGGCGGCAAGGAGAGTACCGTCATGGTGACGCTCGGCGCCGCGTCGTAA
- a CDS encoding CPBP family intramembrane glutamic endopeptidase — protein MSDQEDANGWAPLDPGMGDGRPPPPAPDPAQPPRPPGEPDPGASQQQSTSGWPQPQAQQPYGPGQQPYGQPYPGQEHTGAQPAWNQQAAWGQQYPQQYPQQYPYAPGYPPAYGYGGYPPPVKRPWIVPTPRGVPFHRMARSEAHSWWRPLVGTVAIIVVGLGAGGVLGIIGLIIQMAVSDDDPALLDDPSGTSFFGNDTADIAYALLSLALFLPLVALAAWGIQRRRPGTLSSVVGRLRWRWMLACAGMAVLFCVVSYGLSLAASLSVENEPSGSTTEGSWVGWDDFVLPALVIVALVPFQSAAEEYFFRGWLMQAIGACTLEKARNGFTRALSVVFRTPWPGIVLGAALFTSGHGYTGWGMLDIFVFGAIAGWLTVRTGGLECTIALHVFNNLMAFLLPAALGELSLEQGGIPWQYVLADVASMALYAVGIVLLARRFEVRTVTPDDGPAGDDPGPDAPERPGDVPGTQPAY, from the coding sequence ATGTCTGACCAGGAGGACGCGAACGGCTGGGCGCCGCTCGATCCCGGCATGGGCGACGGGCGGCCGCCTCCTCCTGCCCCGGACCCGGCCCAGCCGCCGCGGCCGCCGGGGGAACCCGACCCGGGGGCTTCGCAGCAGCAGTCGACGAGCGGATGGCCGCAGCCGCAGGCTCAGCAGCCCTACGGCCCAGGTCAGCAGCCTTACGGTCAGCCCTACCCGGGCCAGGAGCACACCGGGGCGCAACCCGCCTGGAACCAGCAGGCGGCCTGGGGACAGCAGTACCCGCAGCAATACCCGCAGCAGTACCCCTACGCCCCCGGCTACCCGCCCGCCTACGGCTACGGCGGTTATCCGCCGCCGGTGAAGCGGCCCTGGATCGTGCCCACACCGCGCGGGGTGCCGTTCCACCGGATGGCGCGTTCGGAGGCGCACAGCTGGTGGCGTCCGCTCGTCGGGACCGTGGCGATCATCGTGGTCGGGCTCGGCGCCGGGGGAGTCCTCGGCATCATCGGGCTGATCATCCAGATGGCGGTGTCGGACGACGACCCCGCGCTGCTGGACGACCCGTCCGGCACGTCCTTCTTCGGCAACGACACCGCCGACATCGCCTACGCCCTGCTGTCGCTCGCGCTCTTCCTGCCGCTGGTCGCGCTCGCGGCGTGGGGGATCCAGCGGCGGCGGCCCGGGACGCTGTCGTCGGTGGTCGGACGGCTGCGCTGGCGCTGGATGCTCGCGTGCGCGGGCATGGCCGTCCTGTTCTGCGTGGTGTCCTACGGCCTGTCGCTCGCCGCGAGCCTGTCCGTCGAGAACGAGCCGAGCGGGTCGACCACCGAGGGTTCGTGGGTCGGCTGGGACGACTTCGTCCTGCCGGCGCTCGTGATCGTGGCGCTCGTCCCGTTCCAGTCGGCGGCCGAGGAGTACTTCTTCCGCGGCTGGCTCATGCAGGCCATCGGCGCGTGCACCCTCGAGAAGGCGCGGAACGGGTTCACGCGCGCGCTGAGCGTCGTGTTCCGCACCCCGTGGCCCGGGATCGTGCTCGGGGCCGCGCTGTTCACGTCCGGGCACGGCTACACCGGCTGGGGGATGCTCGACATCTTCGTCTTCGGCGCGATCGCCGGATGGCTCACCGTGCGCACCGGCGGCCTGGAGTGCACGATCGCGCTGCACGTGTTCAACAACCTGATGGCGTTCCTGCTCCCGGCGGCGCTCGGCGAGCTGAGCCTCGAACAGGGCGGCATCCCGTGGCAGTACGTCCTCGCCGACGTCGCGTCCATGGCCCTGTACGCGGTGGGCATCGTCCTGCTGGCCCGCCGGTTCGAGGTCCGGACGGTCACGCCCGACGACGGTCCGGCCGGCGACGACCCGGGTCCGGACGCGCCGGAGCGCCCCGGCGACGTGCCGGGCACGCAGCCCGCCTACTAG
- a CDS encoding DUF1003 domain-containing protein, giving the protein MTTTTRLETTRLDQPRQYRRSLVPRPHYDPESFGRLSERIARFLGTARFLVYMTVFIIVWIVWNWFGPPALRWDPYPFIFLTLMLSLQASYAAPLILLAQNRQDDRDRVQYEQDRARTERTTADTEYLTREIAGLRVALSEVVTRDFLRSELQQILRELDTKDPTR; this is encoded by the coding sequence ATGACCACGACCACACGCCTGGAAACGACCCGCCTGGACCAGCCGCGGCAGTACCGCCGCAGCCTCGTCCCGCGCCCGCACTACGACCCCGAGTCGTTCGGGCGGCTGTCGGAGCGCATCGCCCGTTTCCTCGGCACCGCGCGGTTCCTCGTCTACATGACGGTGTTCATCATCGTGTGGATCGTCTGGAACTGGTTCGGCCCGCCCGCCCTGCGCTGGGACCCGTACCCGTTCATCTTCCTGACCCTGATGCTGTCGCTGCAGGCGTCCTACGCGGCCCCGCTGATCCTGCTCGCCCAGAACCGGCAGGACGACCGCGACCGCGTCCAGTACGAGCAGGACCGCGCCCGCACCGAACGGACGACCGCCGACACCGAGTACCTCACCCGCGAGATCGCCGGCCTCCGCGTTGCCCTGAGCGAAGTCGTCACCCGCGACTTCCTCCGCTCCGAACTCCAACAGATCCTGAGAGAACTCGACACCAAAGACCCCACACGCTGA
- a CDS encoding sec-independent translocase — MFDVGLGEMAVLVVLALVIFGDRLPQVAGQAGRMLRQVRQMANSARSDLQEGLGPEFKDFDIADLNPKTFVRKHLLEDDDTYTPPRANGKIFDDEPSYATAAGRLDHGERPPFDNEAT; from the coding sequence TTGTTCGACGTCGGACTCGGTGAGATGGCGGTGCTCGTCGTCCTCGCCCTGGTCATCTTCGGAGACAGGCTGCCCCAGGTCGCCGGGCAGGCGGGCCGGATGCTGCGGCAGGTGCGCCAGATGGCCAACTCTGCCCGCAGCGACCTGCAGGAGGGGCTCGGCCCGGAGTTCAAGGACTTCGACATCGCCGACCTGAACCCCAAGACGTTCGTCCGCAAGCACCTGCTCGAGGACGACGACACCTACACGCCGCCCCGCGCCAACGGCAAGATCTTCGACGACGAGCCGTCCTACGCGACGGCGGCGGGCCGGCTCGACCACGGCGAGCGCCCCCCGTTCGACAACGAGGCCACCTGA